A stretch of the Streptococcus himalayensis genome encodes the following:
- a CDS encoding sugar ABC transporter permease, with the protein MTTQQNPNKALWLSFIPGLGQIYNKQRAKGLIFLGVTLVFLIYLVAIAAPELAGLITLGTRPFRDNSLFMLIRGSFHLILVVVYGIFYALNLKDAYIVAKRWNDGFKVPITLSDMGKEIYSNGFPYLLIIPSYIAMTAAIIFPVVVTLLIAFTNYDFKHLPPTKLLDWVGFSNFSNIWRLSTFRSAFGSVLSWTIIWALAASTVQIVIGIFTAIVANQPFIKGKRIFGVIFLLPWAVPAFITILTFSNMFNDSIGAINTQVIPLLGKVLPFLNGHIIPWKTDPTWTKVALIMMQGWLGFPYIYVLTLGILQSIPNDLYEAAYIDGANAWQKFRNITFPMILAVAAPTLISQYTFNFNNFSIMYLFNGGGPGSVGGGAGSTDILISWIYRLTTGTAPQYSMAAAVTLIISLIVISISMIAFKKLHAFEMEDV; encoded by the coding sequence ATGACGACACAACAAAATCCAAACAAAGCATTATGGCTCTCCTTCATTCCAGGACTTGGACAAATCTATAATAAACAAAGGGCAAAAGGGCTGATTTTCCTTGGTGTCACACTCGTTTTTCTGATTTACCTAGTCGCTATTGCAGCCCCAGAACTAGCGGGGCTAATAACCTTGGGAACACGACCGTTTCGCGACAATTCCTTATTTATGTTGATCCGCGGTTCTTTCCATTTGATTTTAGTGGTAGTTTATGGCATTTTTTACGCCTTAAATCTAAAAGATGCCTACATAGTTGCCAAACGATGGAATGATGGGTTCAAAGTCCCTATCACTCTTTCAGATATGGGGAAGGAAATTTACAGCAATGGTTTTCCATATCTCCTCATCATTCCTTCTTACATCGCTATGACAGCTGCCATCATCTTTCCAGTGGTGGTGACACTCCTCATCGCTTTTACGAATTATGACTTTAAGCACCTGCCACCGACCAAGCTCTTGGATTGGGTTGGCTTTAGCAACTTTTCCAATATTTGGCGTTTAAGTACCTTCCGCAGTGCCTTTGGCTCTGTTCTTTCTTGGACAATCATTTGGGCACTTGCTGCCTCAACGGTACAAATCGTCATTGGTATCTTTACCGCTATCGTGGCCAATCAACCTTTCATAAAAGGAAAACGCATATTTGGGGTTATCTTCCTTCTTCCTTGGGCTGTACCGGCTTTTATTACCATCTTGACATTTAGCAATATGTTTAATGACAGTATCGGAGCTATCAATACTCAGGTTATCCCACTACTGGGTAAGGTCTTACCATTCCTAAACGGGCATATCATTCCTTGGAAAACAGATCCCACTTGGACCAAGGTAGCTCTGATTATGATGCAAGGTTGGTTAGGATTTCCTTATATCTATGTGTTGACCCTTGGTATTTTGCAATCCATTCCAAATGATCTTTACGAAGCAGCTTATATCGACGGGGCAAATGCATGGCAAAAATTCCGCAATATTACCTTCCCAATGATTCTCGCTGTTGCAGCACCAACACTCATCAGCCAATACACCTTTAACTTTAATAATTTCTCTATTATGTACCTCTTTAATGGGGGTGGTCCTGGTAGTGTCGGAGGAGGAGCTGGTTCAACGGATATCTTGATTTCATGGATCTATCGTCTAACAACAGGAACAGCTCCGCAATACTCTATGGCAGCAGCTGTAACCTTGATTATCTCTCTCATTGTCATTTCCATTTCCATGATTGCCTTCAAGAAATTACACGCTTTTGAAATGGAGGATGTATAA
- a CDS encoding sugar ABC transporter permease: MYKMNSVKLKRRFSHFLTYFYLVALSVIILYPILITILSAFKTGNVVAFKLDTNINFSLDNFSKLFSETLYGTWYLNTLIIAFLTMIVQTSIVVLAGYAYSRYNFLARKQSLVFFLIIQMVPTMAALTAFFVMALMLNALNHSWFLILIYVGGGIPMNAWLMKGYFDTVPISLDESAKLDGAGHFRRFWQIVLPLVRPMIAVQALWAFMGPFGDYILSSFLLREKEYYTVAVGLRTFVSDVKNLKIAFFAAGAILTALPICILFFFLQKNFVSGLTSGGDKG; this comes from the coding sequence ATGTATAAGATGAATTCTGTTAAATTAAAACGTCGCTTCAGTCATTTTTTGACTTACTTTTACTTAGTTGCTTTATCTGTCATCATCCTCTATCCCATTTTGATTACCATTTTATCGGCCTTTAAAACAGGGAACGTCGTGGCCTTTAAACTGGACACTAATATCAATTTTAGCTTGGATAATTTTAGTAAACTCTTTTCTGAAACCCTCTATGGGACTTGGTATCTAAACACCCTCATCATTGCCTTCTTGACAATGATTGTCCAAACCAGTATAGTAGTATTAGCTGGTTACGCTTACAGCCGATACAATTTTCTGGCAAGAAAACAAAGTCTGGTCTTCTTCTTAATTATTCAAATGGTGCCAACCATGGCAGCTTTGACAGCCTTCTTTGTGATGGCACTCATGCTCAATGCCCTCAATCATAGTTGGTTTCTTATCCTGATTTACGTTGGTGGAGGAATTCCGATGAATGCTTGGTTGATGAAAGGCTACTTTGACACCGTTCCGATTTCTCTTGACGAATCTGCAAAGCTAGATGGAGCTGGTCATTTCAGACGTTTCTGGCAAATCGTCTTGCCACTCGTGCGTCCGATGATTGCCGTACAGGCTCTATGGGCCTTCATGGGACCTTTCGGAGATTATATCTTATCCAGTTTCTTACTGCGTGAAAAAGAATACTACACAGTAGCCGTTGGGCTTAGAACGTTTGTCAGCGATGTGAAAAACCTCAAAATCGCTTTCTTTGCGGCTGGAGCTATCCTTACCGCTCTTCCAATCTGTATTTTATTCTTCTTCCTACAAAAGAACTTTGTATCAGGCTTAACAAGTGGTGGCGACAAGGGATAA
- a CDS encoding LacI family DNA-binding transcriptional regulator, whose protein sequence is MRVTIKDVAKVAGVSPSTVTRVVQNKSSISEETKKRVRKAMKELNYHPNLNARSLVSSYTQVIGLVLPDDSDIFYQNPFFPSVFRGIAQAAAEHHYAIQIATGKNEEERMEAISQMVMGKRVDGLIFLYAQEDDPLVQMVSEEQFPFLILGKSLSPFIPLVDNDNIQAGFDAATYFIQKGCQHIAFLGGNKKLFVTQDRYQGYQEALLEHNLSLDSHRVAFASEFLEDKGYQFTKRLLKHNPAIDAIITTDALLAEGVCKFLEKAQLDIPVLTFSSLRPKLNLAAHIDINTLELGQTSFNTILQIINDAKNNRQICYRQLIPHQIIEH, encoded by the coding sequence ATGCGTGTTACCATCAAAGATGTTGCTAAAGTAGCTGGGGTTTCTCCCTCAACGGTCACCCGTGTGGTGCAAAATAAGTCCAGCATTAGCGAGGAGACTAAAAAACGGGTCCGCAAGGCGATGAAGGAGCTCAACTACCACCCCAATCTCAATGCCAGAAGTCTGGTCAGCAGCTACACGCAGGTCATCGGTCTAGTGTTGCCTGATGATTCGGATATTTTTTACCAAAATCCTTTTTTCCCATCGGTCTTTCGGGGCATTGCCCAAGCTGCAGCTGAGCATCACTACGCCATCCAGATTGCCACTGGGAAAAATGAGGAAGAACGCATGGAAGCCATCTCTCAGATGGTCATGGGCAAGCGTGTGGATGGCTTGATTTTCCTCTATGCCCAAGAGGACGACCCGCTCGTCCAGATGGTCAGCGAGGAGCAGTTCCCCTTTTTAATCCTTGGGAAATCCCTCTCACCCTTCATCCCTCTGGTCGATAATGACAATATCCAAGCAGGGTTTGATGCGGCGACCTACTTTATCCAAAAAGGTTGCCAGCACATCGCCTTTCTAGGGGGCAATAAAAAACTCTTTGTCACCCAAGACCGCTATCAAGGCTACCAAGAAGCACTGCTAGAGCACAACCTCTCACTGGACAGCCATCGTGTGGCCTTTGCCAGTGAATTTCTAGAAGATAAGGGCTATCAGTTTACCAAGCGTCTGCTCAAGCACAATCCAGCCATAGACGCCATTATCACGACTGATGCTCTCTTGGCTGAAGGGGTCTGCAAATTCCTCGAAAAAGCTCAGCTCGATATCCCTGTCTTGACCTTCTCGTCTCTTCGACCAAAGCTAAATCTAGCTGCCCACATCGACATCAATACCTTAGAGCTGGGGCAAACATCCTTTAATACCATTTTACAAATCATTAACGATGCCAAAAACAATCGGCAAATCTGCTACCGCCAGCTCATCCCCCACCAAATCATTGAACATTAG
- a CDS encoding extracellular solute-binding protein — MKHRLFRSAAVLGTVGLASLMLVACGGKSTDNAGGDGKSLTFYVEEQYKAYAEKAAAAFEKESGAKVTIKTGDQLTGLENLSLDNQSGKAPDVMMSPYDRVGSLGTDGQLAEVKLEKEGMADDTTKSLVTVGGTTYGAPAVIETLVMYYNKDLISEAPKTFAEVEELAKDSKYNFAGENGKTTAFLADWTNFYYTYGLLAGNGGYVFGDNGKDPKDVGLANEGSIKGVEYAKTWYEKWPKGMQDAEGAGNLIQTQFQEGKTAAIIDGPWKASAFKDAKINYGVATIPTLPNGKNYEAFGGGKAWVIPAGSQNPELAQKFVSFLTTTEQQKAFYDATNEIPANTEARTYAEGKNDELTSAVIQQFKAAHPMPNISEMSTIWDPAKTMLFDAVSGKKDAKTAAEDAVKLIKDTIEQKFGDK; from the coding sequence ATGAAACATAGATTGTTTAGAAGTGCTGCAGTTCTTGGAACTGTTGGTTTGGCTAGCTTGATGCTAGTTGCTTGTGGAGGAAAATCCACTGATAATGCTGGAGGTGACGGCAAAAGTCTGACTTTCTACGTTGAAGAACAGTACAAGGCATACGCTGAAAAAGCAGCGGCAGCATTCGAAAAAGAAAGTGGTGCAAAGGTAACAATCAAAACTGGAGATCAGTTAACCGGCCTAGAAAACCTTTCGCTTGATAATCAATCCGGCAAGGCACCCGATGTGATGATGTCTCCATACGACCGTGTAGGTAGCCTTGGAACAGACGGTCAACTAGCTGAAGTTAAGCTAGAAAAAGAAGGAATGGCGGATGATACAACGAAATCTCTCGTAACCGTCGGTGGAACTACTTACGGTGCTCCTGCTGTTATTGAAACTTTGGTAATGTACTATAATAAGGATTTGATTTCTGAAGCACCAAAAACATTCGCAGAAGTTGAGGAACTTGCAAAAGATAGTAAATACAACTTTGCAGGAGAAAATGGAAAAACCACTGCCTTTCTTGCAGACTGGACAAACTTCTACTATACTTACGGACTCTTAGCTGGTAATGGAGGCTATGTCTTTGGAGATAACGGAAAAGATCCTAAAGATGTCGGTCTTGCTAACGAAGGCTCCATTAAAGGTGTCGAATACGCTAAAACTTGGTACGAAAAATGGCCAAAAGGAATGCAAGATGCTGAAGGTGCAGGAAACTTAATCCAAACTCAATTCCAAGAAGGAAAAACGGCTGCGATTATTGATGGGCCTTGGAAGGCTTCTGCCTTTAAGGATGCAAAAATTAACTATGGAGTAGCAACCATCCCAACTCTTCCAAATGGTAAAAATTATGAAGCCTTTGGCGGAGGAAAAGCTTGGGTCATCCCTGCAGGCAGCCAAAATCCAGAATTAGCTCAAAAATTTGTCTCATTCTTGACAACAACTGAACAACAAAAAGCTTTTTATGATGCGACAAATGAAATCCCAGCAAATACAGAAGCTCGTACCTATGCAGAAGGTAAAAATGATGAGCTAACTAGTGCTGTTATTCAACAATTCAAGGCTGCTCATCCAATGCCAAATATCTCTGAAATGAGTACCATTTGGGATCCAGCAAAAACAATGCTCTTTGATGCTGTCAGTGGTAAAAAAGATGCTAAAACTGCTGCTGAAGATGCTGTTAAATTGATTAAAGACACCATTGAACAAAAATTTGGTGACAAATAA
- a CDS encoding DUF1189 domain-containing protein encodes MLPYPFSYFANIWGFRRPFANRKSFSWFQLFFTSVFLIALMLIPLSIQHADRTSYPLTTFIEEVFEPLTDDVLQDFVQHTEIANHQLHYTGNSGKHTSPAGDVHIGKENTQLGQNLTLAFEPEQLIISQAGKRLANLSYQAIDNQAIKSKESLVEAINQDWFQQNRLTVSLFLMGLSAFLLSLNFFIIVFGATFFLYLTKKSKLFSFQTVKECYHFTLNCLGVPTLIALILGLLGQPMTTMVTCQNILFVLYLVILFYKTQFRDEKSGH; translated from the coding sequence ATGCTTCCTTACCCGTTTTCTTATTTTGCAAATATCTGGGGTTTTCGTCGCCCTTTTGCCAATCGTAAATCTTTCAGCTGGTTTCAACTATTCTTTACGAGTGTCTTTTTGATTGCACTGATGCTCATTCCGCTATCCATTCAGCATGCTGATCGAACGTCTTATCCGCTTACAACCTTTATTGAAGAAGTTTTTGAACCTTTAACGGACGATGTTCTGCAAGATTTTGTACAGCATACAGAAATTGCCAATCATCAGCTACATTACACAGGAAATTCAGGTAAGCATACGAGCCCTGCAGGCGATGTCCATATTGGAAAAGAGAACACTCAGCTAGGACAAAATCTAACACTGGCCTTTGAACCTGAGCAGCTCATCATCAGTCAAGCAGGAAAACGCTTGGCCAATCTCTCCTATCAAGCGATTGATAACCAAGCCATAAAAAGTAAGGAAAGTTTGGTAGAGGCGATTAACCAAGACTGGTTTCAGCAAAATCGTTTGACCGTCAGTCTCTTTTTAATGGGACTATCTGCCTTTTTATTATCCTTAAACTTTTTTATCATAGTTTTTGGGGCAACTTTTTTCCTTTACTTGACTAAAAAATCGAAACTGTTTTCTTTTCAAACTGTCAAGGAATGCTACCACTTTACTCTCAATTGCTTAGGAGTACCAACCCTGATTGCCCTTATTTTGGGTCTATTAGGACAACCAATGACCACTATGGTCACCTGTCAAAATATTTTATTTGTCCTGTATCTCGTGATTTTATTTTACAAAACTCAGTTCCGCGATGAGAAATCGGGTCATTAG